A segment of the Microscilla marina ATCC 23134 genome:
ACCTTAGCGAACAAGAGTTTTTATCTGGTTTTGGTTTGGCTCAGTGTGTGCCTGGCCCTGTATTTTCGTTTGTGTCGTTTATAGGTGCCTTGTCTATGCGAGAAGCAGGAGCCGGAGTTGGCGGTGAAATCTGGGGGGCATTTATTGCAGCAGCAGGCATATTTTTACCTGGTACTTTCCTTATCTTTTTTGTCATTCGTTTTTGGGAACAGCTCAAAAAGTTCCGCATTGTCAAGGCTTCATTAGAAGGTATTCATGCGGCAAGCTCTGGTTTGGTAATAGCAGCAGCCTTATTATTGCTTACCCCTGTGGTCACCGGAGCCCACAATTACCTTAACATGACTTTGGTAGTTGCTGCTTTTCTTATACTTACTTTTACTAAAGTAAAACCACCCTGGATTATTTTATGTGGCTTGCTTGCCGGGTTTATTTTCTGATATAGTGCGATGTGACCACTTATTTTGAGCAGTGATGACCCATATTTAAGTGGGGTTACTGTAGCAATGCTCTGCAGTGATTTTAGTCAAAGTTGGTTGTTGGTTATCAGTTATTTATGAATTTAAAAACTATTTAATTGGGTGTTTAGGCGTAAAACCGAAACACTTTCAAAAATAAAGTGAGTACGCAATCTTAAAGTAAGATACTGGTTTACAGTATTTAACAAGGTGAACATTTACTCGAATCGGCTATGGACTATCGACTAAATACTATGGACTATTGTGTAGGCTTTCTGGGTTGTTTAGAGGAGAACCCTCTCAATGCTTTGTGTTTTTATTTCTATACTTACTAAATTGCCTCGTTTTTTAACCAAAACAACAGTTTGAATACTTGAAAGCAAATAACAACCAATATAATTTATGAGTTTAGCTAACAACTTTTTTAGCGATATAGATACTGAAGGGAAAGCGTATTGTTTGGGGTGGATCGCTGCGAATGGAATAGTTGATCAACACCAGGTAGAGTTAAGAGTAGCTTATCAGCAAGTACGTATGCTGGAAGTGTTGCGTAGTATTATAGACAAGGAGTTGCCCATAGGCGAAATAGAAGATGCTAACACGGGTCGCCAGGCATATCTTAAACTTGAGTCAGACAAAATAGCACAGAGCGTTTGCCAGTGGCTACAAGTATCAGTTGAAGATCAGTACCTGACCACAGCTAAATTACCTGCTATCGAACATAAGTTCTTGCAGTGGAGTTTTATTCGTGGGGTGTTTGATGCTTACGGCAATATTAACCTGGATACTATAGAGTTTACACTTACTACTCGTTCTGAAAATCTGCTATATGACATCAAAGCTTTTTGTAAAATACCCGCCGAAGTAACCAATACAGGAGAACTATTTACGCTTAATTTGCAAAGAAACAATGCCCTCGATTTTTTAGGCAACCTATATGACCATGCCTCTTATGGGCTGGAAGCCAACCAGGAAATATATGCCAGGCTTTGTGCTTTGGTGCCTGGGTTTACTGCTAAAATAAGTGAAAAATATCCCTTTAAGTGGGTAAAAGCACTTGCTGACGCGGTACCTCCGTTCAAAGAGCGGGTTTCGGATAGTGGATATGACCTTACGTTGGTAAAAAAGGTAAAAGAGGTAGGGGATGTTACGTTTTTTGATACTGGTATCAAAGTACAACCTGGCTATGGTTGGTATTTTGACTTGGTGCCCCGTAGTTCTATTTCTAAAACTGGCTACATGCTGGCAAACAGTGTAGGTGTGATTGACCGAACTTATACTGGGAATGTCCTTGTACCTTTACGAAAAGTAGATGTTAAAATGCCTGATTTAGACTTACCTGCCCGTATAGTGCAAATTATTCCCCGACCTATTGTACATGTACAGTGGCAACAGGTAGAAGATTTTGACGAAACCGCCAGAGGTGAAGGTGGCTTTGGGAGTACCAACACGTAATGCCCTCATAACAAATACATTAAAAACAGACAGAAATTAAACGAGACATTAAATTATGAAAATTATTATTCCAATGGCTGGCCGTGGCACTCGCTTGCGCCCTCATACCCTTACAGTACCCAAACCTTTGATCCCTATCGCAGGAAAACCCATTGTTCACCGTCTGGTGGAAGACATAGTAAAGGTTTGTGGGCAAAAAGTAACCGAAATCGCCTTTATTATTGGAGCTGATTTTGGCGAGGCAGTAGAAAAACAATTGCTGCAAATAGCTGACTCAGTAGGTGCTAAAGGAGCCATTTGTTACCAAACCGAAAAACTGGGGACAGCACACGCTTTATTGTGCGCCAAAGACTATTTTAATGGCAATGTTGTAGTAGCTTTTGCTGATACATTATTTAAAGCAGACTTTACGCTTGATAGCAACGCTGAAGCCATTATATGGACACAAAAGGTAGAAGACCCATCAGCATTTGGAGTGGTAAAAATAGATGGAAATGGTTATATTACCGACTTTGTAGAAAAACCAAAAACCTTTGTTTCTGATCTGGCAATCATTGGTATTTATTATTTCAAAGATGGAGCTGTTCTTAGAGACGAAATGCAATATTTGATCGATAATGACATCAAAGACCGGGGAGAGTATCAAATTACTGATGCGCTGGAAAACATGAAGTCGAAAGGAGTGAAGTTTCAGCCTGGACAAGTAAGTGAATGGCTCGATTGTGGAAACAAAGATGCTACAGTGCATACCAACCAACGTTACCTGGAGTATATCCAAGACCAACAACTGGTAGATGAGTCGGCCAAAATTGTCAATTCTGTGATCATTCCTCCCGTATATATAGGACAAAATGTTGAAATTCATAACAGTGTACTTGGCCCACACGTTTCTATAGGTGGCAACTCTAAAGTGTTAAATACTGTTATTAAGAACTCTATTGTTCAGGATGCTTCTGAAATTGTAGATGCCAACATGGCCAATTCAATGATTGGCAGTCATGTATCTTATAAAGGTAAAGCAGCCGATGCGAGTATTGGCGACTATAATCAATTAAAAGAATAATAACCATAATATAACTATGAACATTCAAGCTTTTTATAAACTTATTGTATTGGGTATGGCACTCGTGCTCCTGAGCTTGTGCCAGGTAAGTGCACAAGGGGGCAAATCATCAGTAGGACGCAAAGATGTAGAAACCGATTTTTACTTTACCGAAGGTATGAAGTTTTATATCTTAGGCAAGTACGATACTGCATTAGAAAACTTTGAAAAGGCAGCTGACATCAAAACCAAAAATGCGGGTATTCAATACAAAATAGCTACTTGTCACTTTAAACTAAAGCAACTCGGTAAAGCCGAAAATCACGCTCAAAGTGCGTTGAAATTTGATGAAAACAATAAATATCATTATGAGTTGCTGGCAGAAATATACAAAGCCCAGTTTAAGTACAAGGCGGCTACTAAAGTATATAAAAAGCTGATGAACAATATAAAAGGGGCAGCGTCTTACAACTATCATTTGGCAGAGTTGCACCTTTTACAAAAAGATTATGATGAGGCCATTGAAGCGTATGAAACGCTCGAAAAATCTTTTGGGCTATCAGAGGATGTGATCTATGCCAAACAAAAGATATATCTCCAGCAAGGCAAATTTAACAAAGCCATAGAAGAGGGAAAAAAACTGGTAAGCTTTGCGCCAGAAGAAACCCGCTATGTAGTAGCACTTGCCGAGCTGTTGGTGACTAACAACAAACTGAATGAAGCACTTCCATTGTTGGAAGAAATAGAAAAACAGAAAAAAGACACTGACCCAAGAGTGTATTTGTTGCTTGCCAGTATTTATAAAAGCAAAGGAGAAGAAGCAAAAGCCATTAACCAACTCAAAAGAGCATTTGCCGACCCTGAAATCAATGGCGATGAAAAAGTGAAATTGTTGGTTCAGTATGCACAACAAGGGGATAAGATAAAAGTGTCAAACGAGTTGGTGTTGTTGGCAAAAACTGTAGTAGAAATGCACCCCGAACAAGCGCAGGCAAACACCATATATGCTGATATGTTGGCAGTACAGGGAAAGAAGAAAGAAGCATTAAAGTATTATATCAAAGCTGCTCGCAAAGATAATTCTGTGTTGCAGGTGTGGACCCAAGTACTAGTGCTTGAGTCTGACCTGAACATGATGGATAGTTTGGTTGTACACTCAGAAGAAGCCCTGGAAACTTTCCCAAACTATGCCTTGTTTTGGCTATACAATGGTACTGCATTATTAAGCACTAATCAGTTTGAAGAGGCCTCCGGAGCACTGGAAGAGGGGAAAAGACTAAGCTTTAATAACAAAGATTTATTAAATGAATTTAATGCTCGTTTAGGAGATGCCTATAATGGGCTTAAACAATATGAAAAATCTTTTGGTTATTATGAAGAGGTGCTGAAGCAAAATGCTAATCACGCTTATACACTAAACAACTATAGTTATTTCCTGGCGTTAAGAAAACAAAACCTTGATAAGGCTAAAAAAATGGCAGCAAGACTGGTAAAAAACAACCCCAATGATGCCACCTATTTAGATACTTATGGATGGGTGTTATATGTAGCTAAAGACTATAAAAACGCGCAAAAGTATTTAGAGAAATCACTAGAAAAATCACCAGAAGGGACCACTTATGAGCATTATGGCGATGTTTTGTTCAAGTTGGGCAACACTGCTAAGGCTATCGAACAGTGGCAGAAAGCAAAAGAGTTGGGAGGCACATCACAGTTTATAGATAAGAAGATCGCCGATAAAAAACTATATGAGTAATTAGATAAAGCAGCGTGAGGGTTTTTGCTTGATACTTACTGAAAGACAGTGCAGCCCTGCCTTATTTTTCATCATTAAAGAATACCATGTATATCACTAAAAAAAACTATTCATTAGGGTTTATTGCGTTATTTAGTTGTATATTATTTTCATGCAAAAGCAATAAAACAGCTTTAACCACCCGCCATAAAAACACGCCTATAGACAGTGTTTTAGCAAAAGAAACCAAGTTTACTTACCTCAAATCTAAGTTTAAATTACACTTTCATGATGCCGAACGTGACGTAAAAGCTAAAGTTCGTTTGCGTTTGAAAAAAGACAGCTTAATATGGGTGTCTGTGAGTAAAACAGGTTTTGAAGGACTCAGAGGAATGATTACCCGTGACTCTATTTATGTATTGGATAGAATGAAAAAGGTTTACCAGGTGTCAGATTTTACGACATTGAGCAAAAACTTTAACTTTGATATAAACTTCGACCTTTTACAATCCATGATATTAGGTAATATGCCTTTCAGAGGAGCCACTAAAAGTAAGATAGTACAAAATGAGAAGTATTGGTTGATTAAGCAAAAAAGAAAGCATATAGACATAGAAAACTATGTCAATAACAGAAACCGTAAACTCGAACAAGTCTTATTAACTGACATCATTACCAACAATTCGTTGCGAATGGTATATGAAGATTATGCCGCTTATAATGACAAGGTTTTTCCAGGAAAGAGCTCGATCACTGTAAAATACAAGTCAAAACAAAAAAAGCAGAACCTGATTACCTCAGTATCTATAAAATACCTAAAAGTAGAATTCACCGATGAAGAAGTAAAGTTTCCTTTTAGAGTATCTAAAAAATATAAAAGAGAATAAAAGCATACTATTATACAGAAGCCCTGACAAAACCCTGATTTGAAACAAGTGGCATTTGTCAGGGTTTTTATTTTGTGCTAAATTGGGTTTTTACAAACTCTTGCTTTGAATAAAACCCAGGAAAACCCTGGAGTAAAAATCTATTTTGAGAATAATGGCTTTGAGACACTTTTTCCGTAAAAAGGCATACCTGCTATTCCTGGGAGTAGCAGCTGCATTGGTTTTGTTATTTACTAACCATTGGCAAGGCTATAGTCAAAAAGGCAAGCGCCGAAAAACGCAATTAGTCAGGCAAAAAAAGCAAAAATTAAAATACCTGAAAAATAAAATATCGAGCTTAAAAAGTGTCAGTTCAGAGAAGAGTAACCACATAGGACAGCTCAAAATTATAAGAGAACAGATAAAAGCACAAGAGAGCTTGGTAAGTGAACTTAAGGCCGAAATAAAGCTAACAGAGGTTGATATCTCAAAACTGGAGGAGAAAATTAAAGTCTCAGAAAAAAAGCTAAATGGTTTAAAGTTCGCTTATGCACGTATGCTGCATGTATACGCCAAAGCTAACTATAATTATAACCACCTCAGCCTGTTGTTTTCCTCTCGCAATATCAATCAACTATATGGGCGTATTCAGTATTTAAAACAATACACTAAGGTGCGTAAAAAACAAGCGAATAAAATTCGTGCGCTCAAAATCAGTATGTTGAATCAGCGAAATGTTTTGAAGCAAACTGTGTCACAAAAACAAACATTGTTGGCAAATAAACTCTCAGAAGGAGATACGCTACGAAGCCTTGAAAAAAAAGAAAAGGCGTTTATCAAAAAATTAGTTACCAAAGAAAAAAAATTACGTCGCGATATTCGTTATAGCCGTCGTAGTGTGAGTAAATTAAATCGCTTAATTACCCATGTAGTGAGAGGTAGAAGTAGATCAAGCACAGGTACTCGGCGCAAAGGCAGAGTGGGTACTGGTCGTAAGAGTGCCCCTACAGTAAAGTTGAGTGCTTCGGGTAAAAAAAATGCCCAAAATTTTTCCCGACAAAAAGGACGTTTAAAATACCCCGTATCAGGAGTGATAGTACGTGGATTTGGTACGCATAAACACCCTGTGTTTAAAGATGTAAAAATAGAAAGCCGAGGTGTAGACATTCAGGCCAAAAAGGGAGCATTGGTGAGGACTGTATACCAAGGTAAAGTATCTACAGTAGCTACTATTCCAGGAATGGTGGGCAAAGTAGTAATGATTCAACATGGTAACTACTTTACTGTATATGCTAAAATGAAAAATGTAAGGGTAAGACCTGGAAACGTGGTAAAAACCGGGCAGGTCATAGGAAAAGTATTTACCAGTAAAGGAGGTGTATCTCAGCTACAGTTCCAAATATGGCAAAACAGCAAATTGCTTAACCCAATACATTGGTTGAGAAGGTAGTGTATCAGTTAAGCGGGTAAGTTAAAATACGTAATGTTTTTAGCGAAAATATTAAAGTGTAAAATTTACAACCACTGATATCTGCTTTTATAGCAGGTGGCACTTTTGTTTTTTTATAGGCCAAATTTTGGTGATAAGTTGCATAATTGTACACTGATAGTTTCAACCACAGAAGAGATTCAACCAACCCTAGTTTAGTCTTAAGTTTTTGTGCTACTCTCATCAAATAGGCCAAATGCCTTCTAAGGGTAGCGTTATGTTGCTTAATATAAGCTGTATTGATAAATTTTTGAACATACTTAACCAGCTGTTGCCAAGTATCTGTGGCTAGTTTGACTTTATTGGCACCGCTAAATGCAAAGCGTTTTCCTTTATAACCTTTAATGACTTACAGTACTACTAAATCTTACCCTGTTTGCCATTTTTGACGAGCCTTTCCTAGTTCTTTGCTTCGGAATACCTTGAGAGATTGACTTGCATAGCTTGACAAGCCATTGGTCTCAAGAAGAAGAGCTGCTTTTTCTATTGAGGCATCTTTTACTTGCTTCAAAAGCCATTTAATGAATAGGCTTGTTCTCTGGTGATTGACTTCTAAGCCTAGCCACAACCGACTGAAAGCGGTAAGACCACCTTAAACCGTGTATAATAATCCTGAGATTTGCTTAAAAGTAAACCTAAGGAATTTACTTATCTGATTATCAATGTTTTGAGAGGTAAACAAAGTCGCTGTTTTTAAAAAAATGTGATCTCAATATTGTATATCGTATATATACTTATTAAAATTCACCTTAGTTAGCACTTATAATGAAACAGTTAACACTCTTTTGTTTACGAAAAACAAAAACCTTGAATATTAGATAGCCTCCATGCCCACTTTAATGTTGGACTATTATGTGTTAATATTCCTGGTTCTAATAAGATGTAGTAAGCCTGTTACCAGCGAGTGGAGGTGAACAAGCAAAATCATACCGTTTAGCCTTCGTTTTTCCCTTACTAGAAAGCTGACTGTAATGTGGCATATAGCGGTTCCTAGTTAAGTCATTCCATTGCTGATTCAAATCATTATTGATCCTATAAAAATATTTTTTTTGATCACTTTTGCGTCTTAATCGCCTTCCTTAACGACTACAGGCTAGGAACTTGTTTAAAACGGTCGTTTACAAAAGATTTTATGATGAATTTTCAACTTAAATGCGTCAAACTTTGAGGTAATGATTGTGGAATCCTTCGGGTAAAGTTTGGAGCTATGAGCCAAGCCTGACCCATGATTCTGCCTTTTGGGTAGTTTTAAACAAGCTCCAAGGTATAATAATTATAACAGATTAATTTTTAAAAATCATGTTTGAACCTTTAAGTAAAAGAGAAAAATCGATAGAAGGTTTTGCAGCTAAAGTAAAGTCAGCAGTAAACAGACCATAAAGATAAAAGGAGGATGTTGCCATAACTCGCTACCACCTGCGACAATGGCGTTCCCATTTCCCTTAAAGAACAAAATAAGAATAAACCAAACCGTAAAAATACTTAGTTTCTAGTTTTTAACTACAAAATTTAATACAATGAGAAAATTTTACTTTCTAGCAGTGATTACAGCATTACTGTCTAGCTGTGTGCTCGAAAGAGTTCATTTACAAAGTACAGGTAGACT
Coding sequences within it:
- a CDS encoding dUTP diphosphatase, with protein sequence MSLANNFFSDIDTEGKAYCLGWIAANGIVDQHQVELRVAYQQVRMLEVLRSIIDKELPIGEIEDANTGRQAYLKLESDKIAQSVCQWLQVSVEDQYLTTAKLPAIEHKFLQWSFIRGVFDAYGNINLDTIEFTLTTRSENLLYDIKAFCKIPAEVTNTGELFTLNLQRNNALDFLGNLYDHASYGLEANQEIYARLCALVPGFTAKISEKYPFKWVKALADAVPPFKERVSDSGYDLTLVKKVKEVGDVTFFDTGIKVQPGYGWYFDLVPRSSISKTGYMLANSVGVIDRTYTGNVLVPLRKVDVKMPDLDLPARIVQIIPRPIVHVQWQQVEDFDETARGEGGFGSTNT
- a CDS encoding sugar phosphate nucleotidyltransferase; translation: MKIIIPMAGRGTRLRPHTLTVPKPLIPIAGKPIVHRLVEDIVKVCGQKVTEIAFIIGADFGEAVEKQLLQIADSVGAKGAICYQTEKLGTAHALLCAKDYFNGNVVVAFADTLFKADFTLDSNAEAIIWTQKVEDPSAFGVVKIDGNGYITDFVEKPKTFVSDLAIIGIYYFKDGAVLRDEMQYLIDNDIKDRGEYQITDALENMKSKGVKFQPGQVSEWLDCGNKDATVHTNQRYLEYIQDQQLVDESAKIVNSVIIPPVYIGQNVEIHNSVLGPHVSIGGNSKVLNTVIKNSIVQDASEIVDANMANSMIGSHVSYKGKAADASIGDYNQLKE
- a CDS encoding tetratricopeptide repeat protein, with protein sequence MNIQAFYKLIVLGMALVLLSLCQVSAQGGKSSVGRKDVETDFYFTEGMKFYILGKYDTALENFEKAADIKTKNAGIQYKIATCHFKLKQLGKAENHAQSALKFDENNKYHYELLAEIYKAQFKYKAATKVYKKLMNNIKGAASYNYHLAELHLLQKDYDEAIEAYETLEKSFGLSEDVIYAKQKIYLQQGKFNKAIEEGKKLVSFAPEETRYVVALAELLVTNNKLNEALPLLEEIEKQKKDTDPRVYLLLASIYKSKGEEAKAINQLKRAFADPEINGDEKVKLLVQYAQQGDKIKVSNELVLLAKTVVEMHPEQAQANTIYADMLAVQGKKKEALKYYIKAARKDNSVLQVWTQVLVLESDLNMMDSLVVHSEEALETFPNYALFWLYNGTALLSTNQFEEASGALEEGKRLSFNNKDLLNEFNARLGDAYNGLKQYEKSFGYYEEVLKQNANHAYTLNNYSYFLALRKQNLDKAKKMAARLVKNNPNDATYLDTYGWVLYVAKDYKNAQKYLEKSLEKSPEGTTYEHYGDVLFKLGNTAKAIEQWQKAKELGGTSQFIDKKIADKKLYE
- a CDS encoding DUF4292 domain-containing protein; the protein is MYITKKNYSLGFIALFSCILFSCKSNKTALTTRHKNTPIDSVLAKETKFTYLKSKFKLHFHDAERDVKAKVRLRLKKDSLIWVSVSKTGFEGLRGMITRDSIYVLDRMKKVYQVSDFTTLSKNFNFDINFDLLQSMILGNMPFRGATKSKIVQNEKYWLIKQKRKHIDIENYVNNRNRKLEQVLLTDIITNNSLRMVYEDYAAYNDKVFPGKSSITVKYKSKQKKQNLITSVSIKYLKVEFTDEEVKFPFRVSKKYKRE
- a CDS encoding murein hydrolase activator EnvC family protein — protein: MALRHFFRKKAYLLFLGVAAALVLLFTNHWQGYSQKGKRRKTQLVRQKKQKLKYLKNKISSLKSVSSEKSNHIGQLKIIREQIKAQESLVSELKAEIKLTEVDISKLEEKIKVSEKKLNGLKFAYARMLHVYAKANYNYNHLSLLFSSRNINQLYGRIQYLKQYTKVRKKQANKIRALKISMLNQRNVLKQTVSQKQTLLANKLSEGDTLRSLEKKEKAFIKKLVTKEKKLRRDIRYSRRSVSKLNRLITHVVRGRSRSSTGTRRKGRVGTGRKSAPTVKLSASGKKNAQNFSRQKGRLKYPVSGVIVRGFGTHKHPVFKDVKIESRGVDIQAKKGALVRTVYQGKVSTVATIPGMVGKVVMIQHGNYFTVYAKMKNVRVRPGNVVKTGQVIGKVFTSKGGVSQLQFQIWQNSKLLNPIHWLRR